In Luteimonas viscosa, the following proteins share a genomic window:
- the tsaE gene encoding tRNA (adenosine(37)-N6)-threonylcarbamoyltransferase complex ATPase subunit type 1 TsaE, whose amino-acid sequence MTSFFLEDETATRALGARLARTAPGQSVVYLHGDLGAGKSTLARAWLRELGVTGTVRSPTYTLVERYPLATGGEALHLDLYRIGDAGELEFLGLDDARGALWLVEWPDRGAAALPPADLHVRLALDGEGRSAVLAAGSGSGEAWLRRVEEVGELHRISEPNP is encoded by the coding sequence GTGACGTCCTTCTTCCTCGAGGACGAGACCGCGACCCGCGCCTTGGGCGCCCGCCTCGCGCGGACCGCGCCGGGGCAGTCCGTGGTCTACCTGCATGGCGATCTGGGCGCGGGCAAGTCAACGCTGGCACGCGCCTGGCTGCGCGAACTCGGCGTGACCGGGACCGTGCGCAGCCCGACCTACACCCTGGTCGAGCGCTATCCGCTGGCGACCGGCGGCGAGGCCCTGCACCTGGACCTGTACCGCATCGGTGATGCCGGCGAACTGGAATTCCTCGGCCTGGACGATGCCCGGGGCGCGCTCTGGCTGGTGGAATGGCCGGATCGTGGCGCGGCCGCCCTGCCGCCGGCTGACCTGCATGTGCGCCTCGCCCTGGACGGAGAGGGCCGGTCGGCGGTTCTGGCCGCCGGGAGCGGGTCCGGGGAAGCGTGGCTGCGCCGGGTGGAAGAAGTGGGCGAGTTGCATCGGATATCTGAACCGAACCCATAG
- a CDS encoding NAD(P)H-hydrate dehydratase — protein MDAVSRSHDRGTPLYDGAALRALEAEMAARLGDGFALMARAGQAAWRELLAHWPDVQRIVVVCGPGNNGGDGYELCRLAHQSGRDARVLRIEAHAPRSELAQRACEAYREAGGRIKAFSDGFGRAQLVVDALFGIGLSREPDADAARVIDAINASGLPVFSLDVPSGLDADRGSAPGRVVHATHTLQLLAPHAGLYTGAAARSAGSLALSTLEADEALAGAPVAAYRLDPDDLRGWIAPRVRDAHKGDSGHVLCIGGDTGKGGAAILAAEAALRCGAGLVSVATRPVHVPALLARRPEAMAHGVDAGGSLEPLLAQADVIALGPGLGQGEWGAALYEQALAASTPLVLDADALNLLAQRTRVLPAGTILTPHPGEAARLLGFTAAEVQANRFAAARLLAEMFGCVVVLKGAGTLVAAPEQVPRVIAAGNPGMAVGGMGDLLTGCIAALRAQDFPAFESACCGALLHAVAGDTAAQAGERGLLPCDLLDPMRTWANGGPSA, from the coding sequence ATGGACGCCGTTTCCCGCTCCCACGATCGCGGCACGCCGCTGTACGACGGCGCCGCGCTGCGCGCGCTCGAGGCGGAGATGGCCGCGCGGCTCGGCGACGGGTTCGCGCTGATGGCGCGCGCCGGGCAGGCGGCCTGGCGCGAACTGCTGGCGCACTGGCCGGACGTGCAGCGCATCGTCGTGGTCTGCGGGCCGGGCAACAACGGCGGCGACGGCTATGAACTGTGCCGGCTCGCGCACCAGTCCGGGCGCGATGCGCGGGTGCTGCGCATCGAGGCGCACGCCCCGCGCAGCGAACTCGCGCAGCGCGCCTGCGAGGCCTATCGCGAGGCCGGCGGGCGGATCAAGGCGTTCAGCGACGGCTTCGGCCGCGCGCAGCTGGTGGTCGACGCGCTGTTCGGCATCGGCCTGTCGCGCGAGCCGGACGCGGATGCGGCGCGGGTCATCGATGCGATCAACGCCTCCGGGCTGCCGGTGTTCTCGCTGGACGTGCCGAGCGGGCTGGATGCGGACCGGGGCAGCGCGCCCGGACGGGTGGTCCATGCGACGCACACGCTGCAACTGCTCGCGCCGCACGCCGGGCTCTACACCGGCGCTGCCGCACGCTCCGCCGGGTCGCTGGCACTGAGCACGCTCGAGGCCGACGAGGCGTTGGCCGGAGCGCCGGTGGCGGCGTACCGGCTGGACCCGGACGACCTGCGCGGCTGGATCGCGCCGCGCGTGCGCGATGCCCACAAGGGCGACAGCGGACACGTGCTGTGCATCGGTGGCGACACCGGCAAGGGTGGCGCCGCGATCCTCGCGGCCGAGGCGGCCTTGCGCTGCGGTGCGGGGCTGGTGAGCGTGGCGACGCGGCCGGTTCACGTGCCGGCGCTGCTGGCGCGTCGCCCGGAGGCCATGGCCCACGGCGTCGACGCGGGCGGGTCGCTGGAACCGCTGCTGGCGCAGGCGGACGTGATCGCGCTCGGGCCCGGGCTCGGGCAGGGCGAGTGGGGCGCCGCGCTCTACGAACAGGCGCTGGCGGCGTCGACACCGCTGGTGCTCGATGCCGACGCGCTCAACCTGCTGGCGCAGCGCACCCGGGTGCTGCCCGCCGGCACCATCCTCACCCCGCACCCGGGGGAGGCGGCGCGCCTGCTCGGTTTCACCGCCGCCGAAGTGCAGGCGAACCGCTTCGCGGCGGCCCGGCTGCTGGCGGAGATGTTCGGCTGCGTGGTCGTGCTCAAGGGCGCGGGCACGCTGGTCGCGGCGCCCGAACAGGTGCCGCGCGTGATCGCGGCCGGCAACCCAGGCATGGCCGTGGGCGGGATGGGCGACCTGCTCACCGGTTGCATCGCCGCGCTGCGCGCGCAGGACTTCCCGGCGTTCGAATCCGCCTGCTGCGGCGCGCTGCTGCATGCGGTCGCGGGCGATACCGCCGCGCAGGCCGGCGAGCGAGGACTGCTGCCGTGCGACCTGCTGGACCCAATGCGTACCTGGGCGAACGGCGGGCCGTCGGCGTGA
- the queG gene encoding tRNA epoxyqueuosine(34) reductase QueG — protein MSTPAARTPLPDPAALALRIKALAREAGFQRCGIAGVELGEDEAFLRDWLARGLYGTMDWMARHGDKRSRPRELVPGTVRVLSVGLDHGQDPEQAWRTLEDDSRAYVARYALGRDYHKLMRNRLQGLADRIAGEIGPFGHRVFVDSAPVLERALARNAGLGWIGKHTCLIDRDGGSWFFLGEIYVDLPLPVDPPATAHCGSCVRCIEICPTRAIVAPHRLDARRCISYLTIEHEGAIDEALRPLIGNRIFGCDDCQLVCPWNKFARRTDEPDFRARNNLDQATLAELFAWSEDEFLQRTEGSAIRRSGHARWLRNIAVALGNAATSPEVVAALRSRREAEDPVVREHVAWALRRHGESGGPASAVPAGGEREAV, from the coding sequence ATGTCCACGCCCGCCGCCCGCACGCCCCTGCCCGACCCGGCCGCGCTCGCCCTGCGCATCAAGGCGCTGGCGCGCGAGGCGGGCTTCCAGCGCTGCGGCATCGCCGGGGTCGAACTCGGCGAGGACGAAGCCTTCCTGCGCGACTGGCTGGCCCGCGGCCTGTACGGGACGATGGACTGGATGGCGCGCCACGGCGACAAGCGCTCGCGCCCGCGCGAACTGGTGCCCGGGACGGTGCGGGTGCTTTCGGTCGGCCTCGACCATGGCCAGGACCCGGAGCAGGCCTGGCGCACGCTCGAGGACGACAGCCGCGCCTACGTCGCGCGCTATGCGCTGGGGCGCGACTACCACAAGCTCATGCGCAACCGCCTGCAGGGTCTCGCCGACCGCATCGCCGGCGAGATCGGGCCGTTCGGCCACCGCGTGTTCGTCGATTCGGCGCCGGTGCTCGAACGTGCGCTGGCGCGCAACGCGGGCCTGGGCTGGATCGGCAAGCACACCTGCCTGATCGACCGCGATGGCGGCTCGTGGTTCTTCCTCGGCGAGATCTACGTCGACCTGCCGCTGCCGGTCGACCCGCCCGCCACTGCGCATTGCGGCAGTTGCGTGCGCTGCATCGAGATCTGCCCGACCCGGGCGATCGTCGCGCCGCACCGGCTCGATGCGCGGCGCTGCATCTCCTATCTCACCATCGAACACGAGGGCGCGATCGACGAAGCGCTGCGGCCGCTGATCGGCAACCGCATCTTCGGCTGCGACGACTGCCAGCTGGTGTGCCCCTGGAACAAGTTCGCGCGGCGCACCGACGAACCGGATTTCCGCGCCAGGAACAACCTCGACCAGGCGACGCTGGCCGAGCTGTTCGCCTGGAGCGAGGACGAGTTCCTGCAGCGCACCGAGGGCTCGGCGATCCGCCGCAGCGGCCACGCGCGCTGGCTGCGCAACATCGCGGTGGCGCTGGGCAATGCGGCGACTTCGCCCGAAGTGGTCGCAGCCCTGCGATCGCGGCGGGAAGCGGAAGATCCCGTGGTGCGGGAACACGTGGCGTGGGCGCTGCGGCGGCACGGCGAATCCGGCGGACCGGCGTCCGCCGTTCCCGCCGGCGGGGAACGGGAAGCCGTCTAG